The following are encoded in a window of Telmatobacter sp. DSM 110680 genomic DNA:
- a CDS encoding sigma factor, whose protein sequence is MKRFQVQHKCSVRAKIDAAYARGDWEGCDDGVLFWVFELAFLLTQDEDTAQDATIRVWQKRELFDSQKSALSTWATRVISNVNYDALRQVADLAIVGCDMPPVENSEGEQTDGFEAALDERGTCDEVEGGERMSPLVRKALSVNREKLPSDEARIVFARLSLGESVTCIAKSYECEAATMKKRISRWRQIAA, encoded by the coding sequence ATGAAGCGGTTTCAGGTTCAGCATAAATGCTCAGTGCGGGCGAAGATTGACGCGGCATACGCTCGCGGCGATTGGGAGGGATGCGACGACGGCGTTCTGTTTTGGGTTTTTGAGTTGGCATTCCTGTTAACTCAGGACGAGGATACCGCGCAAGACGCTACGATTCGGGTCTGGCAGAAGCGCGAGCTATTCGACTCGCAGAAGTCGGCCCTATCCACCTGGGCTACTCGCGTCATCTCTAACGTGAACTACGACGCACTGCGACAGGTTGCAGACTTGGCGATTGTGGGTTGCGACATGCCGCCCGTAGAAAATAGCGAAGGCGAGCAGACAGACGGATTCGAGGCGGCTCTCGATGAGCGCGGTACTTGCGACGAGGTAGAGGGCGGCGAGCGTATGAGCCCGTTAGTTCGCAAGGCGCTATCAGTTAATCGCGAAAAACTGCCGAGCGACGAGGCTCGAATAGTATTCGCCCGCCTATCTCTCGGGGAGAGCGTTACCTGTATCGCTAAGTCTTACGAGTGCGAGGCCGCAACGATGAAGAAGCGCATATCGAGATGGAGACAAATAGCGGCGTAA
- a CDS encoding HK97 family phage prohead protease produces the protein MGKQIAAYAALYNSRSGWLGFYETIAKGAFNSVLRGNPNVVCLFNHDDNRLLGRTTSGTLKLSADDKGLSYKCTLPQTATGDEVGELVSRGDISGSSFGFIVGEDDWNIKANGEAERTIHSFDCITDVSPVTSPAYPGTMDAGAAVHMVRSRQLSAEDAERVRKVEAAVAEARTYEDAENYRCRVRAEMAFIESGIDPQKAKRMSGRVQEPSATKGLRRSFKIEGRSVTEAEFVAHAKRKGIANIEQRLATTANGRAERITVLGKVERI, from the coding sequence ATGGGCAAGCAAATCGCGGCGTATGCCGCACTGTACAACTCGCGCAGCGGATGGCTCGGCTTCTACGAGACGATTGCTAAGGGCGCATTTAACAGCGTTCTGCGCGGAAATCCGAATGTGGTTTGCCTTTTCAACCACGATGACAATCGACTTCTCGGACGCACGACGAGCGGAACCCTGAAGCTCTCGGCAGACGACAAGGGACTTTCTTACAAATGCACGTTGCCACAAACGGCGACTGGCGACGAGGTTGGAGAGCTAGTCTCTCGGGGTGACATTAGCGGTTCTAGCTTTGGCTTCATCGTTGGCGAGGACGACTGGAACATCAAGGCAAATGGTGAAGCCGAGCGAACGATTCACAGCTTCGATTGCATCACAGACGTGAGCCCGGTAACCTCTCCCGCCTATCCCGGTACGATGGACGCGGGCGCGGCGGTACACATGGTGCGGTCGCGCCAATTGTCGGCAGAGGACGCCGAGCGCGTTCGCAAAGTCGAGGCGGCGGTCGCCGAGGCGCGGACTTACGAAGACGCGGAGAACTACCGATGCCGCGTTCGCGCAGAAATGGCATTCATCGAATCGGGCATCGACCCGCAGAAAGCGAAGCGCATGTCAGGCAGAGTGCAAGAGCCAAGCGCAACTAAGGGGTTGCGTCGTTCATTCAAAATCGAAGGTCGCTCGGTCACTGAGGCAGAGTTTGTAGCGCACGCAAAGCGCAAGGGCATCGCCAACATTGAGCAGCGTTTGGCGACGACGGCCAACGGTCGCGCAGAACGCATTACCGTACTTGGCAAGGTCGAGCGCATCTAG
- a CDS encoding ATP-binding protein — MNADSKVNILMVDDQPAKLLSYEVILADLGENLIKATSASEALNILLKNDIAVVLMDVSMPELDGFELADVIRQHPRFQKTAIIFISGVHLTDSDKIQGYRSGAVDYISVPVVPDVLRAKIGIFVELHRKTRMLETLNNQLEQRVAERTDELRIREEQFRTRAELLELATEAIMVRGINGEIMFWNAGAESLYGWQRDDVLHKDIHSVLRTVFPAPREEIEKTLRDKKAWHGNLHQKKKDGSDVIVACRKIMNHEGDAVLEVNRDITAQLQAEEALRETEKLAAMGRVAGIIAHEINNPLAAITNIFFLLRNHPSLDDEARHCAALAEQELQRVAHITRQTLSFYRESKTPISVMLTELLDDVVGLQERQLHISHIRLIKRYLTQGMVHGFPVELRQVFLNLVGNAIQAMPNGGDLRLTVREAYDWQLKRHGISVSIVDTGVGIKPQDSGKLFEPFFSTKSTKGTGLGLWISKGIVQKYEGIITFRSVRGEKGCATCFRVFLPSSNTFKLVGASSSDAANSGLDSVSNRLGAAMQHV, encoded by the coding sequence ATGAACGCAGACAGCAAGGTCAACATCCTGATGGTCGATGACCAGCCGGCCAAACTCCTAAGCTACGAGGTAATTCTCGCAGACCTTGGAGAGAACCTCATCAAGGCGACGTCAGCCAGCGAAGCGCTCAATATCTTGCTGAAGAATGACATCGCGGTTGTGCTGATGGATGTGAGCATGCCCGAACTTGATGGCTTCGAATTAGCCGATGTAATCAGGCAGCATCCGCGATTTCAAAAAACTGCGATTATCTTTATCTCCGGTGTGCATCTCACTGACTCCGATAAGATTCAGGGTTATCGAAGCGGCGCCGTGGATTACATTTCCGTGCCGGTGGTTCCTGATGTCCTTCGGGCCAAAATCGGCATATTTGTCGAGTTGCACCGGAAAACCCGCATGCTCGAAACGTTGAATAATCAACTAGAGCAGCGCGTCGCCGAACGAACGGACGAATTGCGAATCCGCGAGGAACAGTTCCGCACTCGAGCGGAATTGCTTGAGCTGGCCACAGAGGCAATCATGGTGCGCGGTATAAACGGCGAAATCATGTTCTGGAACGCAGGTGCAGAAAGCTTGTATGGATGGCAACGCGACGACGTTCTCCATAAAGATATCCATTCCGTTTTGCGGACGGTATTCCCTGCACCACGCGAGGAAATCGAAAAGACTCTACGTGACAAAAAAGCCTGGCATGGAAATTTGCATCAAAAAAAGAAAGATGGGTCGGACGTGATTGTTGCCTGCCGAAAGATCATGAATCACGAGGGCGATGCTGTACTGGAAGTCAATCGTGACATTACCGCACAATTGCAAGCTGAAGAAGCTCTGCGTGAAACCGAAAAGCTGGCAGCCATGGGTCGCGTGGCGGGGATTATCGCGCACGAAATTAATAACCCTCTTGCGGCTATCACCAATATCTTTTTCCTCCTCCGAAATCATCCTTCGCTGGACGACGAAGCGCGGCACTGCGCCGCCTTGGCCGAACAGGAATTGCAGCGGGTTGCGCACATCACGCGCCAGACGCTCAGTTTCTATCGTGAGTCGAAGACTCCTATCTCAGTCATGCTGACTGAACTGCTTGATGATGTTGTTGGGCTGCAAGAGCGCCAACTCCATATCAGTCATATTCGACTAATCAAGAGATACCTTACGCAGGGTATGGTTCACGGCTTCCCTGTCGAACTGCGGCAAGTGTTCTTGAATTTGGTCGGCAACGCCATCCAGGCAATGCCGAACGGTGGAGATCTTCGCCTCACGGTAAGAGAAGCATACGACTGGCAACTGAAACGTCACGGCATCAGCGTATCGATTGTTGACACTGGAGTCGGAATCAAGCCGCAGGATTCAGGCAAACTCTTCGAGCCGTTTTTCAGTACGAAATCGACAAAAGGCACTGGCTTAGGGCTTTGGATAAGCAAAGGAATCGTGCAGAAATATGAGGGCATCATCACATTTCGCAGCGTTCGCGGCGAGAAGGGATGCGCGACCTGTTTCCGAGTCTTCCTGCCTAGCAGCAACACCTTCAAACTTGTAGGTGCTTCTTCAAGCGATGCGGCCAACTCAGGACTTGATTCCGTTTCCAACCGGCTCGGAGCAGCCATGCAGCACGTCTAA
- a CDS encoding HAMP domain-containing protein: protein MSTTIDSPVSGQDGDNRYPVSVMEPPMSDCLTAILQSLKTMREGDFSVRLPVSWTGLPGKIADNFNEIVIANEQMAFELKRVGLAVGKEGKTRERIRVEHRRGAWDDMEVSVNTLVEDLLRPTTEVTRAIAAVAQGNLTQTVRLDVDGRPLEGEFLRSANIVNTMIQQLGVFTAEVTRVAREVGTDGKLGGQAVVPGVAGTWKDLTDSVNSMASNLTGQVRNIAEVATAVASGDLSRKITVDVRGEILQLKEAINTMVDQLRSFASEVTRVAREVGTDGKLGGQAVVPGVAGTWKDLTDSVNAMAGNLTAQVRNIAEVTTAVARGDLSRKITVDVKGEILELKDTINTMVDQLNAFAGEVTRVAREVGTEGKLGGQASVPGVAGTWKDLTDNVNFMAGNLTGQVRNIAEVATAIANGDLSRKITVDVRGEILQLKETLNTMVDQLNRFAGEVTRVAREVGTEGRLGGQANVPGVAGTWKDLTDSVNSMAGNLTAQVRNIAEVTTAVARGDLSRKITVDVKGEILELKNTINTMVDQLNAFAGEVTRVAREVGTDGKLGGQAQVSGVAGTWKDLTDNVNFMASNLTGQVRNIAEVATAVARGDLSRKITVDVKGEILELKDTLNTMVDQLNAFAGEVTRVAREVGTDGKLGGQAQVPGVAGTWKDLTDSVNSMASNLTGQVRNIAEVSTAIATGDLSKKITVNVSGEILLLKETINTMVDQLNRFAGEVTRVAREVGTEGRLGGQANVPGVAGTWKDLTDSVNSMAGNLTAQVRNIAEVTTAVARGDLSRKITVDVKGEILELRNTINTMVDQLNAFAGEVTRVAREVGTDGKLGGQAVVPGVAGTWKDLTDSVNFMAGNLTAQVRNIAEVATAIANGDLSRKITVDVRGEILQLKETLNTMVEQLRSFAAEVTRVAREVGSEGRLGGQANVPGVAGTWKDLTDSVNSMAGNLTAQVRNIAEVTTAVARGDLSRKITVDVKGEILELKDTINTMVDQLNAFAAEVTRVAREVGTDGKLGGQAMVPGVAGTWKDLTDNVNVMAANLTEQVRGIVKVVTAVANGALNQKLTVNAKGEVAALAETINNMTDTLATFADQVTTVAREVGVEGRLGGQANVPGAAGTWKDLTGNVNLLADNLTNQVRAIAEVATAVTKGDLTRSIQVEARGEVAELKDNINTMIDNLRLTTDRNTEQDWLKTNLARFTGMLQGQRDLATVGRMLLSELAPLINAQQGVIYQMGGDSASSEGNLVLLSTFADTPEGYLREVRLGEGLIGQCAAEKRRMLIAELPSTAAPIRSGLFEAVPKNVIVFPVLFEDRVKAVIELASLGAFTASHLSFLEQLTSSIGIVLNSIEATMQTEGLLKQSQQLATELQTQQKELQQTNEQLAQKAQQLAEQNYEVERKNQEIEQARRALEEKARELALTSKYKSEFLANMSHELRTPLNSILVLGQQLAENPDGSLNAKQVEFARTIHGAGTDLLNLISDILDLSKIESGTVSVEAEEVFFGMLLDTVARPFRHEAENRKLTFDVTNDPRMGRSLVTDSKRLQQVLKNLLSNAFKFTEQGTVRLSVSSAATGWAPDHPILSGAGSVIAFEVSDTGIGIPPEKQRIIFEAFQQADAGTSRKYGGTGLGLAISRELANLLGGEIQLRSQPGKGSTFTLYLPQTYVGPAASTIVKAEKVGGTVSVPMFLSNVTVAEQEARIEDDRKSLEQGDAVLLIVEDDPHYARVLCDLSRDKGFKVLVAMTGTEALSLAREYRPTAISLDVMLPDMLGWTVLNHLKQDPKTRHIPVQMLTLDEDRHHGLSRGAFAFVTKPTSTDELNAALSRIREYSQPRRKRLLVVEDNPAEQLSTRELLWHEDIDIEVLDSGSAALEALVHNTYDCIVLDLRLPDMSGFDVLERIKSNPKLRDLPVVVFTGRHLSAEEDAQLHTLARSVVVKDVESPERLLDETALFLHRVVSELPDAKQRMIDRLHQSDEALAGRKVLVVDDDVRNIFALSSVLERRGMTVLSAGTGREAIETIETTPDLAIVLMDIMMPEMDGYETMQVIRQNPDLRRLPIIALTAKAMKGDRERCLEAGASEYLAKPVNTEQLLSALRMWLHR from the coding sequence ATGTCGACGACCATTGATTCGCCTGTGAGTGGGCAGGATGGGGATAACCGTTACCCAGTCAGCGTAATGGAACCCCCGATGTCAGATTGCCTGACTGCCATCCTCCAGAGCCTCAAGACTATGAGAGAGGGCGACTTTAGCGTTCGTCTTCCCGTATCGTGGACTGGGCTTCCGGGAAAAATTGCCGATAATTTCAACGAAATTGTGATTGCCAACGAGCAGATGGCGTTCGAACTTAAACGAGTCGGCTTGGCTGTTGGTAAAGAAGGTAAGACTCGGGAACGGATCCGCGTCGAACACCGGCGGGGCGCCTGGGACGACATGGAAGTCTCAGTCAATACGCTCGTCGAGGATCTCCTTAGGCCTACGACCGAAGTAACCCGCGCTATCGCAGCCGTGGCTCAAGGTAACTTAACCCAGACCGTCAGGCTTGACGTTGACGGCCGCCCCCTTGAGGGCGAGTTCCTCCGCTCAGCCAACATTGTGAACACGATGATTCAACAGCTGGGTGTGTTCACAGCTGAGGTAACGCGCGTGGCTCGCGAAGTTGGCACCGATGGCAAGCTCGGTGGACAGGCTGTGGTTCCAGGCGTCGCAGGCACATGGAAGGATCTCACCGATTCCGTGAACTCTATGGCCTCAAACCTGACAGGCCAAGTCAGAAACATTGCAGAGGTGGCAACTGCCGTTGCGAGCGGCGACCTTTCCCGCAAAATTACCGTCGACGTCCGCGGCGAGATTCTGCAGCTCAAAGAAGCCATCAACACCATGGTGGATCAGCTGCGGTCGTTCGCCTCAGAAGTGACGCGCGTGGCTCGCGAGGTCGGCACCGACGGCAAACTCGGTGGACAAGCTGTGGTGCCCGGTGTAGCAGGGACCTGGAAAGATCTCACCGACTCAGTCAACGCAATGGCTGGGAATCTCACAGCCCAGGTGAGAAACATCGCCGAGGTCACAACGGCCGTGGCGCGTGGCGACTTGAGCCGCAAAATTACAGTTGATGTGAAGGGCGAAATTCTCGAATTAAAAGACACCATCAACACCATGGTGGATCAGCTCAACGCATTTGCTGGCGAGGTAACGCGTGTAGCACGCGAGGTAGGTACCGAAGGCAAACTCGGCGGTCAGGCTAGTGTGCCCGGGGTGGCAGGCACGTGGAAGGACCTCACTGACAACGTGAACTTCATGGCCGGCAACCTCACCGGCCAGGTCCGCAATATTGCTGAAGTGGCAACCGCTATCGCCAATGGCGACTTGTCTCGAAAGATCACGGTCGACGTACGCGGTGAGATTTTGCAGCTCAAAGAGACGCTGAACACTATGGTGGATCAGCTTAACAGGTTCGCGGGCGAAGTGACGCGTGTGGCACGCGAAGTGGGTACCGAGGGCCGACTCGGCGGCCAAGCGAACGTTCCCGGTGTGGCCGGCACATGGAAGGATCTCACTGACTCAGTCAACTCCATGGCCGGCAACCTTACAGCCCAGGTCAGAAACATCGCCGAAGTCACGACGGCAGTGGCCCGCGGCGACTTGAGTCGCAAGATCACGGTCGATGTGAAGGGCGAAATCCTCGAGCTGAAAAACACAATCAATACCATGGTCGACCAGTTGAACGCATTCGCAGGAGAAGTAACGCGCGTGGCGCGCGAGGTCGGTACCGACGGTAAGCTCGGTGGGCAGGCACAGGTATCCGGCGTCGCAGGTACATGGAAGGATCTTACCGATAACGTCAACTTCATGGCTTCGAACCTTACGGGCCAGGTAAGAAACATCGCCGAAGTGGCAACGGCAGTGGCCCGCGGCGATTTGAGCCGCAAGATCACCGTCGACGTGAAGGGCGAAATCCTTGAACTCAAGGACACGCTCAACACCATGGTCGACCAGCTCAATGCGTTTGCTGGCGAAGTAACGCGTGTAGCACGCGAGGTCGGCACCGACGGCAAACTGGGCGGCCAGGCACAGGTTCCTGGTGTCGCAGGAACCTGGAAGGATCTTACCGATTCGGTTAATTCAATGGCATCGAACCTGACCGGCCAGGTACGAAACATCGCTGAAGTTTCGACAGCTATCGCGACAGGTGATCTCTCAAAAAAGATTACGGTGAACGTGAGCGGCGAAATTCTTCTTCTGAAAGAAACCATCAACACGATGGTGGATCAGCTGAACAGGTTTGCTGGCGAAGTAACGCGCGTTGCTCGAGAGGTCGGTACTGAAGGACGTCTCGGCGGTCAAGCCAACGTTCCCGGTGTCGCCGGTACATGGAAGGATTTGACGGACTCGGTAAACTCGATGGCCGGCAACCTTACGGCCCAGGTAAGAAACATCGCTGAAGTGACGACAGCCGTGGCCCGTGGCGATCTTTCGCGCAAGATCACCGTCGACGTGAAGGGCGAAATTCTCGAGTTGCGCAACACCATCAACACCATGGTGGATCAACTTAACGCATTTGCCGGCGAGGTCACGCGCGTTGCCCGCGAAGTGGGTACAGACGGAAAACTGGGCGGTCAGGCGGTGGTGCCGGGAGTCGCAGGTACGTGGAAAGATCTCACCGACTCAGTGAACTTCATGGCCGGCAACCTCACAGCGCAGGTCAGAAATATTGCCGAAGTGGCAACGGCTATTGCGAACGGCGACTTGAGCCGCAAGATCACAGTAGACGTACGCGGCGAGATTCTGCAGCTTAAAGAAACGCTGAACACAATGGTCGAGCAACTTCGATCGTTCGCAGCGGAAGTGACGCGCGTGGCTCGCGAAGTGGGATCGGAGGGGCGGCTCGGCGGCCAGGCCAACGTTCCGGGTGTCGCCGGTACGTGGAAGGATCTTACCGACTCGGTTAACTCGATGGCCGGTAACCTGACTGCGCAAGTGAGAAATATCGCCGAGGTAACTACTGCAGTAGCCCGCGGTGATTTGAGCCGCAAGATCACGGTCGATGTGAAGGGCGAAATTCTAGAGTTGAAAGACACCATCAACACGATGGTGGACCAGCTCAACGCGTTTGCGGCAGAAGTCACCCGCGTGGCCCGCGAAGTGGGCACCGACGGAAAACTAGGCGGTCAGGCCATGGTGCCTGGTGTGGCCGGAACGTGGAAAGATTTGACTGACAACGTAAACGTAATGGCCGCCAACCTCACCGAACAAGTGCGCGGCATTGTGAAGGTGGTAACGGCGGTAGCCAATGGCGCGTTGAATCAGAAGCTCACGGTGAACGCCAAAGGTGAAGTAGCCGCGCTCGCCGAAACGATTAACAACATGACCGACACGCTTGCAACATTCGCGGATCAGGTGACGACCGTGGCACGCGAAGTAGGTGTGGAAGGGCGACTTGGCGGACAGGCCAACGTGCCCGGCGCCGCAGGTACGTGGAAGGATTTGACCGGCAACGTAAACTTGCTGGCCGATAACCTGACTAATCAGGTACGCGCGATCGCAGAGGTTGCCACGGCCGTCACGAAGGGTGACTTGACGCGATCGATCCAAGTGGAAGCGCGCGGCGAGGTGGCAGAGCTGAAGGACAACATCAACACAATGATTGATAACCTTCGCCTCACCACTGATCGCAACACAGAACAGGATTGGTTGAAGACAAACTTAGCCAGGTTCACAGGTATGTTGCAAGGTCAGCGCGATCTGGCAACCGTGGGAAGAATGCTGCTGTCGGAACTCGCTCCATTGATCAACGCGCAGCAAGGCGTCATCTACCAAATGGGCGGTGATTCCGCCAGCTCAGAAGGTAACCTTGTTCTGCTCTCCACCTTTGCTGATACCCCAGAAGGATATTTACGCGAAGTACGGCTCGGTGAAGGCCTTATCGGACAATGCGCGGCAGAGAAAAGACGAATGCTGATAGCTGAACTACCGAGCACAGCGGCGCCTATTCGCTCCGGATTGTTCGAAGCAGTTCCAAAAAATGTGATTGTATTCCCGGTGTTGTTTGAGGACCGCGTGAAGGCCGTCATCGAACTCGCTAGCCTAGGCGCATTTACTGCCTCGCATCTCTCATTCCTTGAACAGCTAACTTCGTCGATCGGTATTGTGCTGAACTCCATTGAAGCCACAATGCAGACGGAAGGCCTACTGAAACAGTCACAACAACTGGCAACAGAGTTGCAGACGCAACAGAAGGAACTGCAGCAAACCAACGAGCAGCTTGCCCAAAAAGCACAGCAACTCGCCGAGCAAAACTACGAAGTCGAACGCAAGAATCAGGAAATCGAACAGGCTCGACGCGCACTCGAAGAAAAAGCCCGCGAATTGGCTCTTACTTCGAAGTACAAATCAGAATTCCTCGCCAATATGTCCCACGAGTTGCGTACGCCTCTCAACTCGATTCTGGTGCTCGGCCAGCAACTCGCGGAGAATCCGGATGGCAGCTTGAACGCCAAGCAGGTTGAGTTCGCGCGCACTATCCATGGCGCTGGAACGGACTTGCTGAACCTTATCAGCGACATTCTTGATCTTTCCAAAATTGAGTCGGGCACAGTTTCTGTCGAAGCGGAAGAAGTCTTCTTCGGCATGCTCCTTGATACAGTCGCAAGGCCGTTTCGTCACGAAGCTGAAAACCGCAAACTCACCTTCGATGTTACAAACGATCCGCGCATGGGCCGCAGCTTGGTCACCGACTCGAAGCGCCTCCAGCAGGTCTTGAAGAACCTGTTGTCGAATGCATTCAAATTTACTGAGCAAGGCACGGTAAGGCTATCCGTATCGTCAGCGGCAACTGGATGGGCACCGGACCACCCGATTCTCAGCGGTGCCGGTTCCGTCATTGCATTCGAAGTTTCCGATACAGGCATAGGCATCCCACCCGAGAAACAGCGAATCATCTTCGAAGCCTTTCAACAGGCCGACGCAGGCACCAGCCGCAAGTACGGAGGTACCGGCCTCGGCTTGGCTATCAGCCGCGAACTTGCAAACCTGCTCGGCGGCGAGATCCAGCTAAGGAGCCAGCCTGGCAAGGGCAGCACCTTCACTCTCTATTTGCCGCAGACTTACGTCGGACCGGCCGCCTCAACGATCGTAAAAGCTGAAAAGGTTGGTGGAACGGTCAGCGTGCCTATGTTCCTTTCAAACGTTACTGTCGCTGAACAGGAAGCACGGATCGAGGATGATCGCAAATCCTTGGAACAGGGCGATGCGGTGCTGCTTATCGTCGAAGACGACCCGCATTATGCTCGCGTCCTCTGCGATCTATCGCGCGACAAGGGGTTCAAGGTGCTCGTAGCCATGACAGGCACCGAGGCTCTATCGCTCGCTCGCGAGTATCGACCAACTGCAATCTCTCTCGACGTGATGCTGCCCGACATGCTCGGGTGGACCGTTCTCAACCATTTAAAGCAGGATCCTAAGACACGTCACATACCTGTGCAGATGCTAACGCTCGATGAGGACCGCCATCACGGCCTGTCACGTGGCGCATTCGCCTTCGTCACTAAACCGACGTCAACTGACGAATTAAACGCGGCACTATCCCGCATCCGCGAGTATTCGCAACCTAGACGCAAAAGGTTGCTCGTTGTTGAGGACAATCCAGCCGAACAGTTGAGCACACGTGAACTGTTGTGGCATGAAGACATCGACATCGAGGTCCTAGATTCCGGCTCCGCGGCACTCGAGGCGCTTGTGCATAACACGTACGACTGCATTGTGCTCGATCTTCGCCTCCCCGACATGTCAGGATTCGATGTGCTCGAGCGGATCAAGAGTAATCCGAAGCTCCGGGATCTACCGGTAGTTGTATTCACTGGCCGACATCTCTCCGCCGAAGAAGACGCTCAGTTGCATACTCTGGCCCGCAGCGTGGTCGTTAAGGACGTGGAGTCTCCGGAACGGCTGCTGGATGAGACCGCTTTGTTCCTGCACCGCGTGGTTTCAGAATTGCCCGATGCAAAACAGAGGATGATTGATCGGCTGCACCAATCCGACGAAGCGCTGGCTGGTCGAAAGGTGTTAGTCGTTGACGACGACGTGCGTAACATTTTCGCGCTGAGCAGCGTCCTTGAGCGGCGTGGAATGACAGTTTTATCTGCGGGAACCGGACGAGAAGCGATCGAGACAATTGAAACAACCCCAGACCTGGCGATCGTCCTGATGGACATCATGATGCCGGAAATGGATGGATATGAAACGATGCAGGTGATTCGACAGAATCCCGATCTGCGTCGCTTGCCTATTATCGCTCTCACCGCAAAGGCGATGAAAGGCGATCGCGAGAGATGTCTTGAGGCGGGCGCCTCGGAATATCTCGCCAAACCGGTTAATACTGAACAGCTGCTTTCCGCTCTGCGCATGTGGCTACATCGCTAG
- a CDS encoding WecB/TagA/CpsF family glycosyltransferase translates to MPSILGVNITASNYAEVVKKCTEWAAARESRTVVFADAHVIMQAHDKPAFRADMNAADLANPDGMPIVWACRAFGAPDATRVYGPDATLALLAAAQQTGLPVGFYGGSESALAKLLIEVERRFPGINIAFHMSPPFRPLTEEEDEAVVQKISAAGVRWLFVGLGCPKQERWIMAHKGRIPAVLLAVGAAFDFIAGTKPQAPRWMMRNGLEWAFRLGSEPRRLAGRYFKTIPRFMALIGYQWFTQRSLAKAS, encoded by the coding sequence ATGCCAAGCATTCTGGGAGTCAATATAACGGCCTCGAATTATGCGGAGGTCGTGAAGAAGTGTACCGAGTGGGCGGCTGCTCGCGAATCGCGAACTGTTGTGTTCGCGGATGCCCACGTTATCATGCAGGCCCATGACAAGCCTGCGTTTCGTGCTGATATGAATGCGGCGGACCTTGCAAACCCAGACGGTATGCCAATTGTCTGGGCGTGTCGTGCATTTGGCGCGCCAGATGCGACTCGGGTTTATGGACCCGATGCGACGCTGGCCTTACTGGCAGCGGCGCAGCAAACCGGTCTGCCTGTCGGGTTCTATGGCGGCAGTGAGTCGGCCCTTGCGAAGCTCCTAATTGAGGTCGAAAGACGGTTTCCCGGAATCAACATTGCCTTCCACATGTCGCCTCCGTTCCGTCCGCTTACGGAGGAGGAGGATGAAGCCGTTGTTCAGAAGATATCTGCTGCGGGCGTTCGCTGGCTTTTTGTCGGCCTTGGCTGCCCCAAGCAGGAGCGGTGGATTATGGCGCACAAGGGTCGGATTCCCGCAGTTCTTCTCGCCGTCGGTGCGGCATTCGACTTTATCGCAGGCACAAAGCCCCAAGCGCCACGGTGGATGATGCGTAACGGCCTTGAGTGGGCTTTCCGTCTTGGATCGGAACCGCGACGACTCGCTGGCCGATACTTCAAAACTATTCCTCGATTCATGGCGCTAATCGGCTACCAATGGTTCACACAAAGGAGCCTGGCAAAGGCGAGCTGA